The following are from one region of the Primulina eburnea isolate SZY01 chromosome 17, ASM2296580v1, whole genome shotgun sequence genome:
- the LOC140818715 gene encoding defensin Ec-AMP-D1-like: MGHFANFFLVFMLVTIMGIGPMVGEARFCESQSVHFKGPCVSDTNCASVCHTEGFPGGDCRGFRRRCFCTRPC; encoded by the exons ATGGGGCATTTTGCTAATTTTTTCTTGGTGTTCATGCTTGTCACGATCATGG GGATAGGGCCAATGGTGGGAGAGGCGAGGTTCTGCGAGTCCCAAAGCGTGCATTTCAAGGGACCCTGCGTGAGCGATACCAACTGCGCATCAGTTTGCCACACCGAGGGCTTTCCCGGCGGAGACTGCCGAGGATTCCGCCGCCGTTGCTTCTGCACCAGGCCTTGTTAA
- the LOC140818623 gene encoding putative chloride channel-like protein CLC-g — MAVSSGLTSAEDEESPAVMEEPLLLRYQQQLQQESTRLRLRRSQSNTSSQVAIVGSDLCPIESLDYEIIENDFFRQDWRSREKIQIFQYILMKWIFCFLIGVIVGLLGFFNNLAVENIAGIKFVVTSNMMLARKYTVAFLVFALSNFGLTLFACLITAFIAPEAAGSGIPEVKAYLNGVDAPAIFSLRTLLIKIIGSICAVSSSLNIGKAGPMVHTGAIVAAIIGEGGSNKFGFTWKWLRVFNNDRDRRDLVTCGSAAGIAAAFRAPVGGLLFALEELASWWRSALLWRAFFTTAVVAIVLRALIDVCLRGECGLFGKGGLIMFDVTSANISYHLRDVPLVLLLGVIGGIVGSFYNLLLNKILRFYNVINEKGIAYKIILACSISIFTSCLLFGLPWLAYCRPCPFDTSEPCPTIGRSGNYKKFQCQPGHYNDLASLFFNTNDDAIKNLFSKNTDSEFHLASMFIFFVTCYFLSIFSYGIVAPAGLFVPVIVTGAAYGRFVGMLVGSNSNLNHGLFAVLGSASLLGGTMRTTVSLCVIILELTNNLLLLPLSMLVLLISKTVADAFNGNIYDLIVASKGFPYLESHVEPYMRQLTVGDVVTGPLQIFHGMEKVSNIVHILKTTRHNGFPVVDEPPFSVSPVLFGLILRAHLITLLKTKIFLRTPAPVGSDASTQFSADDFSKKGLGLGDKIEDVDLSEEEMEMFIDLHPFTNTSPYTVVETLSLAKALILFRQVGLRHLLVIPKISEGVPVVGILTRHDFMPEHILNLYPHLVTSRWKRLRFQLPQSRKLI; from the exons ATGGCGGTTTCGAGCGGCTTGACTTCGGCCGAGGACGAGGAGTCGCCGGCGGTGATGGAGGAGCCGTTGCTGTTACGTTATCAACAGCAGCTGCAGCAGGAGTCGACGCGCCTGCGCTTGCGCCGATCGCAGTCTAATACGTCCTCTCAAGTTGCCATTGTCGGCTCTGATCTCTGTCCAATTGAAAGCCTTGACTACGA GATCATAGAGAACGATTTTTTCAGACAAGATTGGAGGAGCAGAGAGAAGATCCAGATATTTCAATATATACTCATGAAATGGATATTTTGTTTTCTTATTGGAGTTATAGTCGGTCTGCTTGGGTTCTTCAACAACCTTGCTGTAGAAAATATAGCTGGAATCAAGTTTGTCGTTACCTCGAACATGATGTTGGCCAGAAA GTACACGGTGGCTTTCCTTGTATTTGCATTGTCAAATTTTGGATTGACATTGTTTGCGTGCTTGATCACTGCTTTTATAGCACCTGAGGCTGCCGGTTCAGGAATACCAGAGGTTAAGGCTTATTTGAATGGTGTAGATGCACCAGCAATATTTTCGTTGCGAACTCTGCTCATCAAG ATTATTGGAAGCATATGTGCTGTGTCATCATCACTTAACATTGGAAAGGCAGGGCCAATGGTTCATACAGGTGCCATCGTAGCTGCAATAATAGGTGAGGGTGGGTCAAATAAGTTTGGGTTTACCTGGAAGTGGTTGCGGGTTTTCAACAATGATCGAGACAGGCGAGATCTTGTTACATGTGGATCTGCTGCAGGAATAGCTGCTGCATTTCGTGCTCCAGTTGGTGGTTTGTTGTTTGCTCTTGAGGAATTGGCATCTTG GTGGAGAAGTGCTCTGCTGTGGAGAGCTTTCTTCACTACAGCTGTTGTTGCAATTGTCCTTCGAGCTCTGATTGATGTCTGTTTGAGGGGTGAATGCGGACTATTTGGTAAAGGGGGTCTCATAATGTTTGATGTCACCTCAGCAAATATATCCTATCACCTGAGGGATGTACCTCTTGTTCTTCTTCTTGGAGTTATTGGAGGCATTGTTGGAAGTTTCTACAATCTTTTACTCAATAAAATTCTCCGGTTCTATAATGTTATAAATGA GAAGGGAATTGCTTACAAGATAATTTTGGCTTGCTCTATCTCCATTTTCACTTCTTGTCTTCTATTTGGATTGCCATGGCTTGCATATTGTCGTCCATGCCCATTTGATACTTCAGAGCCTTGTCCAACGATTGGCCGTTCTGGAAATTACAAGAAGTTTCAGTGCCAGCCCGGTCACTACAATGATCTTGCCAGCCTcttttttaatacaaatgatGATGCTATCAAAAATCTCTTCAGCAAAAACACAGACTCCGAGTTTCATCTTGCATCAATGTTTATTTTCTTCGTCACATGCTATTTTCTCAGCATTTTCAGTTATGGTATCGTGGCTCCTGCGGGCCTCTTTGTGCCAGTTATTGTGACAGGTGCAGCATATGGACGATTTGTTGGAATGTTAGTTGGTTCTAACTCGAATCTCAACCATGGCCTCTTCGCAGTTCTTGGTTCTGCTTCTCTTCTTGGGGGGACTATGAGGACAACAGTTTCCTTATGTGTAATTATTCTTGAACTCACAAATAATTTATTACTGCTACCACTTAGTATGCTCGTTCTTCTCATCTCCAAAACTGTTGCTGATGCATTCAATGGAAATATATACGACCTCATTGTGGCATCAAAGGGTTTTCCTTACTTAGAATCTCATGTTGAGCCATATATGAGGCAATTGACAGTTGGTGATGTGGTTACCGGCCCTCTTCAGATCTTCCATGGAATGGAGAAAGTAAGTAATATAGTCCATATCCTCAAAACGACAAGGCACAATGGATTTCCAGTGGTGGATGAGCCCCCATTCTCTGTTTCTCCGGTTTTATTTGGTTTAATCCTCCGCGCTCATCTTATCACATTATTAAAAACGAAGATTTTCTTGCGAACCCCGGCACCTGTTGGCTCAGATGCCTCTACACAGTTTTCAGCTGATGATTTTTCGAAGAAGGGATTGGGCCTTGGTGACAAAATTGAAGATGTAGATTTGTCTGAGGAAGAGATGGAAATGTTCATTGACTTGCACCCCTTTACAAATACATCACCCTATACTGTTGTAGAGACTCTGTCGTTAGCTAAGGCTCTCATTCTTTTTCGTCAAGTTGGTTTGAGGCACCTGTTGGTTATTCCCAAGATTTCTGAG GGAGTTCCTGTTGTTGGTATATTGACTAGGCATGACTTCATGCCAGAACACATCCTTAATTTATACCCACATTTGGTGACCAGCAGATGGAAAAGATTGAGATTTCAGCTCCCTCAATCACGTAAGCTTATCTAG
- the LOC140817751 gene encoding bifunctional purple acid phosphatase 26-like, with the protein MGSMLVPLLLSTFVLYSFISNANAGVTSAFVRNEWPSVDIPLDNEVFVVPKGYNAPQQVHITQGDYDGKAVIISWVTTDEPGPNTVRYGLSEGKYEFTADGTVQNYTFYNYKSGYIHQCLVDGLQYSTKYYYEIGSGDSSRRFWFQTPPDIDPDASYKFGIIGDLGQTYNSLSTIEHCGQTDAHAILFVGDLSYADRYDYNDVGIRWDSWGRFVERSAAYRPWIWSAGNHEIEYFPHLREVIPFRNYLHRYPTPYVASESSSPLWYAVRRASAHIIVLSSYSPFVKYTPQWNWLAQELKHVDREKTPWLIVLMHAPIYNSNAAHFMEGESMRIVFESWFCHYKVDVVFAGHVHAYERSYRISNIQYNVSTGASYPVPDKSAPVYITVGDGGNQEGLALRFRDPQPDYSAFREASYGHSTLEIKNRTHALYHWNRNDDGKRVPTDSFVLHNQYWGDNHRRRKLKKNYLHSIISIMAQSQ; encoded by the exons ATGGGGTCGATGTTGGTGCCTCTTCTGCTCTCGACTTTTGTTTTGTACAGCTTCATAAGCAATGCAAATGCTGGTGTGACTAGTGCCTTTGTTCGTAATGAGTGGCCATCAGTTGATATTCCTTTGGACAATGAAGTTTTTGTAGTGCCTAAAGGTTACAATGCTCCACAGCAG GTGCACATTACACAAGGCGATTATGATGGAAAGGCTGTCATAATCTCATGGGTGACAACTGACGAGCCAGGGCCCAACACAGTTCGATATGGATTATCAGAGGGAAAATATGAATTCACAGCAGATGGAACAGTTCAAAACTATAccttttataattataaatctGGATATATTCATCAGTGTCTAGTTGATGGTCTTCAG TACTCTACAAAGTATTACTATGAGATTGGGAGTGGTGATTCTTCCAGAAGGTTTTGGTTCCAAACACCTCCTGATATTGATCCAGACGCTTCTTACAAATTTGGAATTATTG GTGATCTTGGTCAAACATATAATTCCCTTTCAACAATTGAGCATTGTGGGCAGACTGATGCACATGCTATCTTATTTGTTGGCGATCTTTCTTATGCTGATAGATATGATTATAATGATGTTGGTATCCGCTGGGATTCATGGGGTCGTTTTGTTGAGCGTAGTGCAGCTTATCGTCCATGGATCTGGTCGGCGGGAAATCATGAGATAGAGTACTTTCCACATTTG cGGGAAGTAATTCCATTTCGAAATTATCTTCATAGATACCCCACACCTTATGTTGCTAGTGAGAGCAGTAGCCCACTTTGGTACGCCGTGAGACGGGCGTCTGCTCACATAATTGTCCTGTCTAGCTACTCCCCATTTG TTAAATATACTCCTCAGTGGAATTGGCTTGCTCAAGAGTTGAAACATGTAGACAGGGAGAAGACGCCTTGGCTTATTGTCCTGATGCATGCTCCAATTTACAATAGCAATGCTGCTCATTTCATGGAGGGAGAAAGCATGAgaattgtttttgagagctGGTTTTGTCACTATAAAGTCGATGTTGTTTTTGCTGGTCATGTCCACGCCTACGAAAGATCG TACCGAATCTCAAACATACAATACAATGTATCAACTGGAGCTTCCTACCCCGTGCCAGATAAATCGGCTCCTGTGTACATTACTGTTGGAGATGGAGGAAATCAGGAAGGTCTGGCTTTAAG ATTTAGAGATCCCCAACCAGATTATTCTGCTTTTCGGGAAGCCAGTTACGGACACTCCACCTTAGAGATAAAAAACAGAACACACGCACTTTACCACTGGAATCGGAATGATGATGGCAAAAGAGTGCCAACAGATTCATTTGTGCTACACAATCAGTACTG GGGAGACAATCATCGAAGAAGAAAGCTGAAGAAGAACTATCTCCATTCAATCATATCCATAATGGCACAAAGTCAATGA
- the LOC140818615 gene encoding uncharacterized protein, whose translation MSKGGVSRLLRMFAIVAAAGLGGSFAIGFLTSSVSEQATLRRKKKYGRPCGSCKGVGFYTCKLCKTSGTIKWSPLYDPLVIHPCVCPTCDGFKVQRCLNCLGGGIQG comes from the exons ATGTCCAAGGGTGGTGTTTCTCGACTATTGCGCATGTTTGCTATTGTTGCGGCTGCAGGTCTTGGTGGATCTTTTGCTATTGGTTTTCTGACCTCTTCCGTGTCTGAACAAGCTACCTTGCGTAGAAAG AAGAAATATGGAAGGCCTTGTGGGAGTTGTAAAGGAGTGGGATTTTACACTTGCAAGCTTTGCAAAACAAGTGGTACAATAAAATGGTCTCCTCTCTATGATCCTTTGGTCATACATCCATGTGTTTGCCCTACTTGTGATGGATTCAA GGTTCAGCGTTGTCTCAACTGCTTGGGAGGCGGCATCCAAGGCTAG